From the Pseudomonadota bacterium genome, the window CTACGGTAGCGGCCCTGGGATATGGTGATATTCCCCCAAAAGCGTTCTTTCAAGCATTTAATCTTATTGAGTCCAATAGCTGGGTGGCTTTCAACATCAAGGAAACCTTTCTGGATAACAGTGACACCAGTGGTTTCTCAAAGGCTATTAGAGAACTTATCTTCTCTGAATACCTTGATCTGCACCACCTTGAGCGCTACCGCCACCGGTTTTCTATCGATGGAACCCCGCTTTATTATTTCGCTATTGCCGGGAAAAAGAATGTCCATATTCCGGATAGTTTTCTGAGCAAGCTGGCATAGAGTATTCCCTTCCAGAGTTCTCTGGTTATCAGATGTAAAGCGCCTCGTTTTGCAAAAGTGCGAAACGAGGCGCTTTTATGTAAATATTTGGCTTAATGCCTCCTGCTTATTGCACTGGTTTGCACCTTTGCTTCGCCCTGCTTCGCAGGGGGACAGAATTGAATTCTGTCCCCACATCGGCACTTATTTGGGAATAGAGAGCGTATCGCCGACATTAAGTGTATAGGGGGGCATCAGACCGTTGGTTTCAATGATGGCTCTGGGATCAACATCCCCAAACAGGCAAGCAATTCTGTAAACCGTATCACCAGCTCTGACCGTGTATTCGGTTGGATGTTTTAGCCGGGCACGCGTACCTATATCGTACACTTCCGCATTCCCGGGAATAGTTAATACCATGCCGGGATGGGTTATAGAATTCCTGTTTAACCCGTTGGTACGTAACAAAGCGTTGGGAGTAATATTGAAACGGCGAGCGATACAATAGGGGAATTCGCCTTTTTGCAGTGTGTAAGTATCAGGGACATTATATTTCTTTTCCCCGGTAGTTTCCGGCGCTGTGATAATCTTCGGCTCTGATTCTTTTTCTTGTTCTGATACGGATTCTACCGCTTTTTCGGGCTGTGTTGTTGGTGGTGTCAGTACATCGGCAGCAGGAGTTTTCTCGCCTTCATGAATAGTTTCGGTTTCAGGGATAGCTGTGGCTTCTGCCGTTTCCCCGGCCTTTGCCATGGAAGTTTGTTCCCCGACTGGTGTTGATTTTTCTGTAAGCGGGGCAATTGCTGATGCTGTATTTTTTTCTGTAACCGGTAATTTACCCTCATCACCTGTGGGTGGGAGATTTTTATCAGACTGCTCACAAGCAGAAAGCCCAATCGCAAGCAATATAATCAATAGCACAATAAAAGGGCGATTTTTATTCATAGAGTGGGGTTCCTTGTTGCCCCTGCCTTGCCACTTCTTCTTTACTTGTCCCTGAAAACTATCCTGGCCGTATCCCTGAAAGGCATATCTTTAATAAGCGCACTAATTGTAGCCGTGCCTGGCTCTGTTGAACCAATAGTTCCAGTTGTCAGACCTTTCCGGTTTGTTTTGGCTGGCTGTTGAATAATATCTCCCTGTCTATCTGAGATGAGTTTAACCTCAATATCAGGAACAAAATTGTTATAGACGTCGTACACCTCAACAATAATTTCAGCCACGGTGACGCCATCGGCAGGGATTGAGGTGTGGTTCAAGCGAAGTCTTGAATTCGCGGAATCCGGTTGGCCTGGAATAACTGTGACATATGCTTCCGCCCGGAGTTTTCCGACGCTGGCAGTTACCTTTCCTTTTCCCTGGCTGGTTCCGTGGAATATGCCCGGCTCCTTAAAGATGCCAATACTTCCTTGAACCTTCCACACGGGGGAGGGTAGTTCTACTTTATTTTTTTCTATATCCAGTCCATGGACCATAAATTTTTGTTTTGTATTGGACGCAACCGTAATGGTGTTTGGCTCTATAAAAAGATGCGTCAGTTCTCCCGGCTTAACTTCCACTGGCATGTCGGTTATGATTTCACCGCTATGAGCTATAATTGTTCCTTTACCTGGTTTAGCGGCATGAAAGATGCCCGTGTCTTTTTCAATATTACCAAGGTCTTTCGTCACCGCCCATTCTGCCTTGATTGGGAAAGTATTTCCCCCTTCATCATAACCCACAACAGTAAATGGATAGGTCTTTCCAGCCATGACAGGAGAAGTAGGCGCTTTAATACGCAAGTATTTGGGTTCGCCTGGTTTTACCTCTATTGATACGCTATTTTCAATACCTTCAGCAGTAACTTTTAAGGTCCCTTTGCCGGCCTTTTGGGCGTAAAATATTCCCTCAGGAGTTATTTTGCCAATTTCTTTTGGTTCCACGGACCAGCGGGGGGAAATAGAGATGAGGTTGTTAAATTGGTCTTTTCCCAAAGCGGTAAACTGAGTATCTTTACCAGACACCAGGCTCAAGCTTTGGGGGGTAATGGTCACTCGATTTAAAACAGCTGGTTTTACTTTTATCTTGCTGTAACCTTTGACCTTGTTGGCAGACGCGACAATTTTTCCTTCTCCTGTTATCTCAGCCTTAAACCTGCCCGAAGTAGTGAAGGTGCCTAAGCTTTTCTCGGCTTCCAAATTCCAACTGAAATCCGCGGGGCAAACATTACCGTATACGTCATAGGCTGTGGCCCCAAAAGTAATGCCTTCTCCCGCCGTCAATACTGTTTCCGGTGGATCAATTTTAATACTTTTAATCGTCCCCGGTTTGACTTCGACAGAACTTAAGCCAAAAATATCGGCCATCTGACACGATACATTACCATGTCCCGTGATCTGAGCTTCAAATTTACCATCGTTGTTTATCGAGCCTATTCCACCCGCAACCGACCAGGCAGGCTGTAATTTTACCTCGTTTCCTTCCTGATCATATCCCTTTGCTTCAAAAGTAATACTTGAGTTTGCCTTAAGGACGATGGTTTCAGGGCTTACTCTAATCCTTTTGACACTGCCGACATTGACTTCAGCATGGATTTTTGTAACGGCTTTCCCTGAAGTAATTGTTATTATTCCTGTGCCGGCTTTGTGGGCCAGAAACAGATTATTCCTTGTAACTTTGCCAAGTTCGCCCTGGACCGACCAGCTGTATTTCGGCAAGGAAATAAGATTTGCATTGGCATCGAACACCTCTACTTCAAATTTTACCTCATTACCTGCTGTTATATTAACTTTATCAGGAATCACGCTTATCGAAGCCGCTTCTCCGGCTATAACCTCAATTTCAGTCGTAGCTTTGATCTCATTTGATTTGACCTCAACTGTACCGGTTCCTGTTTTTTTGGCAACAAAAAGTCCATTATCATCGATATTGCCAATATCTTTCTTTTTTTGTATTGACCATGTCGGTTTGACCGCAAGTTTATTGCCACCCACATCAAAGCCGATCGCCTTAAATTGAAACTTTTTACCTGATGGCACAACTTGTTTGGTGGGCACTACTTTGAATGAAGACAACGCTCCTTTCATTACTTCAAGCGGTATCCTTTCAACAATGTCACCAGCAGTGGCCATTAAAAATCCCTTACCTTTTTTTGCGGGAAGAAGGTAATTTTCGGAAGTGATTGTTCCCAGCCTGGTGTCTGTAAGACTCCAGATAACCCGCGCGTCAACAACATTTCCAAATCTGTCCTCTCCCACGGCATCTAAATGTATTTTCTCACCTGCCTTTGCTGAAATAGTTCCCGGAGTGATTTTTAAAAATGAGATCTCCGCCGGCAGGACCTGAACTTCTGCTTCTGCCATTAAATTTCCACCGGCGACCCTGATTTTTCCCCTTCCTGCTTTGACAGCTTTAAGCAGTCCTCTATTGTCAATACTGCCGGCAGGAAAATCCTTTACACTCCATTTCAATGCTGTCACGGTTTTGTTACCGTAAGCATCGTAAATCGCAGCAGCAAAATATTTTTCTTCACCGGCGGTTATTTTAAGCTTCACCGGCTCAAGTTTTATCTGAGTTGGTTCACCTGGTGCTATATCTATGGGAACCTGGATGTTTAATACTCTGTCAGTTCTTAACTGCTTGACTGTGGCGACAACCTGTCCCTGTCCGGATTTTGTGGGCATAAAGACGCCATGGTCATCAATAGTTCCCAATTTTGGAGGAAGAAGATTCCAATTAACAGCGGACTTGACAATGTTGCCAAAGGCGTCGAGACCGGAGGCCAAAAAATGCTGTGTTTTACCGGCTTGCAGAGAAAGAGGTCCTTTGGGTTTGATAACCACCCCTTTCATCTTTGCGGGAGCCACGGCAATGGTGCTTTTCGCGGTTAAATTTTTCATCTTGGCTTCAATTATTGTATTCCCGGCCTTTTTTGCCTGAAAAATACCATCAGGGCTCAATTCTCCCAGCTCCTTTTTCATGAAGAAACGGGCCTGGGTGGTAACCTTGTTCCCAAAGCTATCGTATCCTGTTACTACGAATTGTTTTGTTTCGCCCGCCAGCATATCCATGCTTTCCGGTGATATTTGCAACTGGGATAATGCTGTTGGTATAATCTCAACTTGGTATGATTCAAGGATATTTTCCACCTTGGCTCTTATTTCTCCAATACCGCTTCGCAAGGCAGTGAACGTGGACTTTTTCTTGTCAATTGTTCCCATAGATCTGCTTAACAACCATTCTGGTTCTATGGAAAACTCATTTCCATACGCATCAACTCCCGCTGCTTTTAAATTTATCGTTTTTCCTGCTTCTATCTGTTTGTCTTTGATCTTGATCCTGATATCCGCAAGAGGCCCATGTTCTATCTCCACTTTGACTTCTGAAAAAACACCTTCTTTTGCAACCTTGACAATACCATTCCCCACCTTTTTAGCCGTGAAGATACCGTCTTTGGCAACGGTTCCCAGATTATTTTCTACTGACCATTCAACCTCAACCGGCAGTTGATGGCCGTATTTGTTAAAGCCCTTGACCTTAATTTGCGCGGTCTGGCCGGCTGGTATTTTTATGGACTCCGGTTTGCATTCAATCTTGTTCAGCTTCCCGGGAACAATAGTAAACGGTCTTCCCGTGGTGATTTTTTCTAAATGAGCCAATAAGATACAGTCTCCGGGCTTCTTGGCTAATACCATTCCCTTATCCTTCAGCACGGCATTTTTTTGGGCCATTGACCACCGCGCTTGAACCGGACGATGGTTGCCGAATTTATCATATCCTTCAGCTTTAAATTGGATGCTTTCCCCGACTTCAAATACCTTTTTTTCAGGGGTGATGGTGATACTGGTTATGGGTGTCCCTTCTATTTGGATTTTTTTGGTGATTTTACCTGCTTTTAAGATCACCGTGTTTGTTCCCGGGGTTGAAGACAGGGCCAATTCGATTTCTGATTTCCCTTGTTGGTTCATGGTTAGCTTTTCGGTGGACAGCTTGATCCCTTTTGTCGGAGATGATATCAAGATCTTATTAAAACCGGCCGGTTTTTTTTCCTTTGAGAGCGTTTTTACAGTAAGCTTGGTGCTTGTTCCCGCCAACGCTTTTTCATTATCCACCTGAACTTTAATGTCGGCCACCTCAACCGGGATGATTGTAACTTGAGCTTGCGCCGATACGCCTTTCGAAGTTACCGTAATCTTAATCTG encodes:
- a CDS encoding LysM peptidoglycan-binding domain-containing protein, giving the protein MNKNRPFIVLLIILLAIGLSACEQSDKNLPPTGDEGKLPVTEKNTASAIAPLTEKSTPVGEQTSMAKAGETAEATAIPETETIHEGEKTPAADVLTPPTTQPEKAVESVSEQEKESEPKIITAPETTGEKKYNVPDTYTLQKGEFPYCIARRFNITPNALLRTNGLNRNSITHPGMVLTIPGNAEVYDIGTRARLKHPTEYTVRAGDTVYRIACLFGDVDPRAIIETNGLMPPYTLNVGDTLSIPK
- a CDS encoding Ig-like domain-containing protein produces the protein MNTKKMIQKFYLIGILILLLSMVISGCSKPKLERVEIKPAEKTLAVGATLSFEATAISSENKKMPDAVFNWTVDSNKGAIDENGRLSAKIPGQIKITVTSKGVSAQAQVTIIPVEVADIKVQVDNEKALAGTSTKLTVKTLSKEKKPAGFNKILISSPTKGIKLSTEKLTMNQQGKSEIELALSSTPGTNTVILKAGKITKKIQIEGTPITSITITPEKKVFEVGESIQFKAEGYDKFGNHRPVQARWSMAQKNAVLKDKGMVLAKKPGDCILLAHLEKITTGRPFTIVPGKLNKIECKPESIKIPAGQTAQIKVKGFNKYGHQLPVEVEWSVENNLGTVAKDGIFTAKKVGNGIVKVAKEGVFSEVKVEIEHGPLADIRIKIKDKQIEAGKTINLKAAGVDAYGNEFSIEPEWLLSRSMGTIDKKKSTFTALRSGIGEIRAKVENILESYQVEIIPTALSQLQISPESMDMLAGETKQFVVTGYDSFGNKVTTQARFFMKKELGELSPDGIFQAKKAGNTIIEAKMKNLTAKSTIAVAPAKMKGVVIKPKGPLSLQAGKTQHFLASGLDAFGNIVKSAVNWNLLPPKLGTIDDHGVFMPTKSGQGQVVATVKQLRTDRVLNIQVPIDIAPGEPTQIKLEPVKLKITAGEEKYFAAAIYDAYGNKTVTALKWSVKDFPAGSIDNRGLLKAVKAGRGKIRVAGGNLMAEAEVQVLPAEISFLKITPGTISAKAGEKIHLDAVGEDRFGNVVDARVIWSLTDTRLGTITSENYLLPAKKGKGFLMATAGDIVERIPLEVMKGALSSFKVVPTKQVVPSGKKFQFKAIGFDVGGNKLAVKPTWSIQKKKDIGNIDDNGLFVAKKTGTGTVEVKSNEIKATTEIEVIAGEAASISVIPDKVNITAGNEVKFEVEVFDANANLISLPKYSWSVQGELGKVTRNNLFLAHKAGTGIITITSGKAVTKIHAEVNVGSVKRIRVSPETIVLKANSSITFEAKGYDQEGNEVKLQPAWSVAGGIGSINNDGKFEAQITGHGNVSCQMADIFGLSSVEVKPGTIKSIKIDPPETVLTAGEGITFGATAYDVYGNVCPADFSWNLEAEKSLGTFTTSGRFKAEITGEGKIVASANKVKGYSKIKVKPAVLNRVTITPQSLSLVSGKDTQFTALGKDQFNNLISISPRWSVEPKEIGKITPEGIFYAQKAGKGTLKVTAEGIENSVSIEVKPGEPKYLRIKAPTSPVMAGKTYPFTVVGYDEGGNTFPIKAEWAVTKDLGNIEKDTGIFHAAKPGKGTIIAHSGEIITDMPVEVKPGELTHLFIEPNTITVASNTKQKFMVHGLDIEKNKVELPSPVWKVQGSIGIFKEPGIFHGTSQGKGKVTASVGKLRAEAYVTVIPGQPDSANSRLRLNHTSIPADGVTVAEIIVEVYDVYNNFVPDIEVKLISDRQGDIIQQPAKTNRKGLTTGTIGSTEPGTATISALIKDMPFRDTARIVFRDK